A region of the Streptomyces durocortorensis genome:
ACCCTTCGGGAGTGCCTTGAAACGATCATGGCGCATGACGCCGCGATCACCTCGGCGTCCCGTAGCCACCGCATGCGCAAGGCCCTTGTCCAGACGTCGGCCTTCTGGGAGTCCTGCCACTACAGCTATCAGGACGTGACGGAAGACGCAGGCGTCGTGCTCCACCACACCGGTGTCATACCGGACTGGGGCAAGGGCCTGCCCGGTGTCACCAGGACGGTCGACAGCAGCACGGGAATCGCCAGGATCTCGGGCCGCACGTGCATCCTGTCGCGCAACAACTCGATCCGTGCGGGGCTTCTGGACGGCAAGGTCCTGGATTCCGCCGCGGACAGCGATCGTTGGGCCATGTGGCAGAAGGTCAATCAGGACAAGGTGTTCAACCTGACCACCGTGCCGCACCTTCACATATGGGCAGCCGATGGGAAGAAGGGCGACGTCGAGGAGGAGGCCCCGATCCGCCGCCCCTCCCTCGACTACACCGAAACGGAGACCTTCGAGGTCCTCCGCCGGTACCCGGCCAGGGGCACGGAAACTGAGGCACACGCGCGGGAGAGGATGCCGCTGTACGCCATCTTCGAGAAGTACAACCGCATCGTTCGTGAAGCCTGACAGACCGTGGTCATCGCCTCCGACCCCTGGCGAGGACACGACCCAGGAACCCTGATGGTCGTCTTCTTCGTGGGAATCACAACGCTCGTGAGCATCACGGCCTACCTGTGCTCACGGCTCGCACGGCGGACCCGGCCGCGCTACACGTCTGTCCGTGCCGGGCGGGACGTGGCGCTGGCAGCGATCGCTGCGGGAATCGCCCTCTACCTGTGGGGACTTCTCCACGTCCTTTTCCTTGAGGACCAGGAGCAAGCCCAGGAGTGCGAGCGGCAACGTCCCGAAGGGGTGCCGTCCCTCGTCGGCCGCAGAGGGGACTTCCTCCCACTGCGGCTCGTCTGCGAGGCATCGAACGGTCGCGACTACTCCGTCCTCATCCCCGAATACATCAACCCGACCATCGCCGTCCTGACACTGCTGGCGCTTCTCAGCGCCGTCGCCTCCGTCGTTCTCCACCCCATGCAACGCACTGCGTCGCGGAAGAAAGGCTGACTGTTGAGCCTCACCGACATGTCCCGCAGAAACGCTCTCATCACCGCGGCCGGCGTCGCCGCCGTCGGCATCACCTCCTCCACCCTCCTCGCGACGCCGGCTGCGGCCGCGCCGCGGCCCCTCAGGAACGACGAGCTCAAAGCAGCCTTGCGCCGGGTGGAGGCGCGGCGCCGCCGCATCCTGACCGACCGGGCGTCCGCCAACGGATGGGAGATGGAGAAAGCCACCGACGACGAGGGCGACATCGCCACACGTCACGTGGAGGGCACCCCGCTGAGCGTCCCGGTTCGCACGGGAGACGTCGAATCGGTCCTGGCCCATGTGATCCGCCGATTCCACTACGAGGTCGAGGCTCTGGGGCTGCGCGGCGAACCGAACCCGCTCGTGGGGTGGGCGGCCCCGTCGTCGATACGCGACAGCCGGCTCCCCGAGTCGAACCGGGCCTCGGGAACCGCCGTCGTCGTTCGCCCGGACTCCTACCCGCCCGGAGTGCGGGGCGGTTTCACCTCCCGACAGGAGCTGACGATCCGCGACATCCTCGCCGACGCCGAGGGCGTCGTTCGCTGGGGCGGCGACGATCGCCACCCGTACGAGGGGCTGTTCTATCTGAACGTACCTCCGGGGGACGCTCGTCTGGCCCGGGTCGCTGCCAGGATCCGCGCCTGGCGCGAGGTTCCAGGCGCGGGCGCCGGACTCGTACCCGACGTGACGGCACCTTCCCGGCGCCGACGGGCCTCCCAGTTCCGCTGACCGCCCCTCGGCTCTCCTCCCTGCCCCTCCGGGGGCCGTACACCCTCTGGAGGGGGTTAGCCCCACAAAATTCGGGGGCTAACCCCACTGTCACGGGGGCCCGGGCTTCCGTACCGTGGTCGGCATGGAAGCCCGGGACCAGGAACTCAAGAAGGAGCTCGCCGCCACCCTCCATGCCCGTGGCGAGCTGGGAGCGGAGTATGAGGCCGCGCTCATCGACTCGTTCCTGGAGAAGGTCGAGCAGCGCCTCGACACCACGCTCGACCGCCAGGTCCGCAGGCAGCTGGCCGAGCAGCAGGTCACCATGGCCCGGGGTGCGCGGCCGACGCAGCCGGGGAGCTTCGGGGAGCGGCATGGTCTGGGGATCGTCTCGCTGGTCCTGGCCGTCCCCCTGTCCGCGATCGGTGTGGCGAACGCCGGGATCGAGGGACTGGTCGTGGCCTGGCTCGGCATCGTCGGGGTCAACGCGTTCCAGGCGGCACGGAACGGACAGCTGTTCCGTCGCCGGGACGAGCGCGCGATATCCGACTGGAAGGACTGAGCGGCTGAGGGAACGCCGAAAGGGCTGAGCGCTGGAAGGGCTGAGCGCTGGAAGGGCTGAGCGCTGGAAGGCCTGCGCCCGGATGGTGTCGCGCGGCATGACCGTGCGGCCGGACCCGCGAAGGAGCCCGGCCGCAGCGGAGTATGTCGCGGGGCCGCCGCACCCCCGGTTGCCCGGGGGGCGGGACGACGGCGGTCCCCGCGAGGGACGCGGTCCGGGTCAGGGCCGGATTCCCGCGTCCGGGCGACGGTGGAGGTCCGGGAGCCGCTCCGTAGTCCGGTGTCGCCGTTCTGGGTGCCGGCGGGTTTCCCTGCCGACACCCACCAATGTGCCGGAGCGGTGTTAAGCGGGTGCTGCGCGAACGTGACACGCTCGTACCGTTTTCGCGAAGCCCTGTTTCCGGGACGCTGGGACGCCGGGACCCGAAGCCCCGTTGCCGAGACACCGGGTCCCCGAACCTCCGGACCACCGTGGCACCGAGCCGCCCCGGACGCAGCCCGGTCCCAGGGGCCCCGGAAACCGCTGCCGACCCGTCAGGCCTTCGTCGTGCCCGCGTCCTTGGCGAGGAACGCCAGCAGGTCCTGGCGGCTCACCACACCCTTGGGCTTGCCCTCGACGAGCACGATCGCCGCGTCCGCGCCGTCCGTGCCGCTGAGCACGGCCATCAGGTCCTCGACCGGTTCGCCGGAGCCGACCTGCGGCAGCGGGGCCGACATGTGCTTCTCCAGCGGGTCGGTCAGCGAGGCACGCTGGGTGAACAGCGCGTCCAGCAGCTGCCGTTCCACGACGGAGCCGATGACCTCGGCGGCCATCACGTCCGGGTGGCCGGCGCCCGGCTTCACGATCGGCATCTGGGAGACGCCGTACTCACGCAGCACCTCGATGGCCTCGCCGACCGTCTCCTCCGGGTGCATGTGGACGAGGGAGGGCATCGGGCCCTCCTTGAAGTCCAGGACCGCGCCCACGTTGGCGGAGGCGCCGGAGTCCTCCAGGAAGCCGTAGTCGGCCATCCACTCGTCGTTGAAGATCTTGCTCAGGTAGCCGCGGCCGCTGTCGGGGAGCAGCACCACGACGACGTCCTCGGGGCCGAGCCGCTTGGCGACCTCCAGGGCGCCGACGACCGCCATGCCGCAGGAGCCGCCGACGAGCAGCCCCTCCTCCTTGGCAAGTCGGCGCGTCATCTGGAAGGAGTCCTTGTCGGACACCGCGACGATCTCGTCGGTGACGTTCCGGTCGTAGGCGCTCGGCCAGAAGTCCTCGCCGACGCCCTCGACCAGATACGGCCGACCGGAGCCGCCGGAGTAGACCGAGCCCTCCGGGTCCGCGCCGATGACCTGGACCGCGCCGTCGCTGATCTCCTTGAGGTAGCGCCCGGTGCCGCTGATCGTGCCGCCGGTGCCGACGCCCGCGACGAAGTGGGTGATCTTCCCCTCGGTCTGCTCCCACAGTTCGGGACCGGTGGTCTCGTAGTGCGAGCGCGGGTTGTTCGGGTTGGAGTACTGGTCCGGCTTCCAGGCGCCCGGCGTCTCGGTGACCAGCCGGTCGGAGACGTTGTAGTAGGAATCGGGGTGCTCGGGGTCAACGGCCGTGGGGCAGACGACGACCTCGGCGCCGTACGCGCGCAGCACGTTGATCTTGTCCGTGGACACCTTGTCCGGGCAGACGAAGATGCACTTGTAGCCCTTCTGCTGCGCGACGATGGCGAGGCCGACGCCGGTGTTGCCGCTGGTCGGCTCGACGATCGTGCCGCCGGGCTTCAGCTCCCCGCTCTGCTCGGCCGCCTCGATCATGCGCAGCGCGATGCGGTCCTTCACGGACCCGCCGGGGTTGAAGTACTCGACCTTGGCCAGGACGGTCGCCTGGATACCTGCCGTGACGTTGCGCAGCCTCACCAGCGGGGTGTTGCCGACAAGACTGATCATCGAATCGTGGAATTGCACCGTGTACTCCGGGATCTCCGAGATGGTCCGGCCCAGAGTATGCGTACGGGGAGGACTCTGCGTACGGGAAGGAGTACACGGAGGTCCTCGCGGGGCAGGTAGGTAGGTGTACGGCTGTACGGCGAGGAGGAGGTGGACCGGACTGTGTCGAGAGCAAGGGTGGCACGGCGGATCGCGGCGGGCGCGGCTTACGGCGGTGGCAGCATCGGGCTGATCGGTGCGGCGGCCGTGGGCGTGTTCCTGGCGGAGGTCCAGCTCGCGAAGAGGCAGGTGGGGGGCGGGACGGCTCCGGTTCCGCCGAGTGCGGACGGGCGCTACGGGGTGGCGTTCGCCGGTCCGTCCGATCCCCTGCGGCTCGGGATGCTCGGGGATTCGACGGCGGCTGGCCAGGGGGTGCGGCGGGCCGGGCAGACCCCGGGGGCGCTGCTCGCCTCGGGGCTCGCGGCGGTCGCCGAGCGGCCGGTGGATCTGCGGAACGTGGCCCTGCCTGGGGCCCGGTCGGACGATCTGGAGCGGCAGGTCTCGCTGCTGCTCGCGGACCCGGCGCGCACCCCGGACGTCTGCGTGATCATGATCGGGGCGAACGATGTCACCCACCGGATGCCCGCCACCCAGTCGGTGCGCTGTCTGACGACGGCGGTGCGCAGACTGCGGACGGCGGGGGCCGAGGTGGTCGTCGGGACCTGTCCGGACCTGGGCACGATCGAGCCGGTCTACCAGCCGCTGCGCTGGCTGGCCCGGCGGGTGAGTCGGCAGCTGGCGGCCGCGCAGACGATCGGGGCGGTGGAGCAGGGCGGGCGCACGGTGTCTCTGGGGGATCTGCTGGGCCCGGAGTTCGCGGCGAACCCGCGCGAGCTGTTCGGCCCGGACAACTACCACCCGTCGGCCGAGGGGTACGCCACGGCGGCCATGGCGGTCCTGCCCACGCTCTGCGCGGTGCTGGGCCTGTGGCCGGAGAGCGACCGGCTGGACGGTGCGCGGCGGGAGGACATCCTCCCGGTGGCGAAGGCGGCCTCCCAGGCGGCCCGGGAGGCCGGTACGGAGGTCACGGGGGCCCGGGCGCCCTGGGCTCTCCTCAAGCACCGCAGGCGGCGGCGTCTGCCCTCCTCCACCGAGCCCGTCCCGCACCCGCACCCGGACGCCGCCCACGGGCACGCGTAGCGGCGGCCGCCATCCGCAGGAGGCGTGCCTGAGCAAGCGCTTAGAAAAGAGTTCCGCATCACACGGCCTGCCGGGTGACCCCGGCGATACGTCCGGGTAACTTCCAGAGGAGTTCTGCCTGTCCACACAGCCTTCCAGCCCTCATGGAGCCGCGTGATGCCCGAAGCCGTGATCGTCTCTGCCGCCCGTTCGCCGATCGGCCGCGCCTTCAAGGGGTCCCTGAAGGACCTGCGCGCGGACGACCTGACCGCCACGATCATCCAGACCGCGCTGGCCAAGGTTCCCGAGCTGGACCCGAAGGACATCGACGACCTGATGCTGGGCTGCGGCCTGCCCGGCGGCGAGCAGGGCAACAACCTGGGCCGCATCATCGCCGTACAGATGGGGATGGACCACCTTCCCGGCTGTACGGTCACCCGCTACTGCTCCTCCTCGCTCCAGACCAGCCGGATGGCGCTGCACGCGATCAAGGCGGGCGAGGGCGATGTCTTCATCTCGGCCGGTGTCGAGATGGTGTCCCGCTTCACCAAGGGCAACTCCGACAGCCTGCCGGACACGCACAACCCGCTGTTCGCCGAGGCCGAGGCCCGTACCGCGGCCCGCGCCGAGGAGTCCGGCGCGGGCTGGCACGACCCGCGTGAGGACGGCCTGGTCCCGGACGCGTACATCTCGATGGGGCAGACGGCCGAGAACCTGGCCCGCTCCAAGGGCGTCACCCGCCAGGACATGGACGAGTTCGGCGTACGGTCGCAGAACCTCGCCGAGGAAGCCCTGAAGAACGGCTTCTGGGCGCGGGAGATCACCCCGGTCACCACCCCCGACGGCACGGTCGTCTCCAAGGACGACGGCCCGCGCGCGGGTGTCACGCTGGAGGGCGTGCAGGGCCTGAAGCCGGTCTTCCGCCCCGACGGCCTGGTCACCGCGGGCAACTGCTGCCCGCTCAACGACGGCGCGGCCGCCCTGGTGATCATGTCCGACACGAAGGCGCGCGAGCTGGGCCTGACCCCGCTGGCCCGGATCGTCTCCACCGGCGTCTCCGGCCTCTCCCCCGAGATCATGGGCTACGGCCCGGTCGAGGCCAGCAAGCAGGCGCTGAATCGGGCGGGCCTGACCATCGGCGACATCGACCTCGCCGAGATCAACGAGGCGTTCGCCGCCCAGGTCATCCCGTCCTACCGGGATCTCGGCCTGCCGCTGGAGAAGGTCAACGTCAACGGCGGCGCGATCGCGGTCGGCCACCCCTTCGGCATGACCGGCGCCCGCATCACCGGCACGCTGATCAACAGCCTCCAGTTCCACGACAAGCAGTTCGGCCTGGAGACGATGTGCGTGGGCGGCGGCCAGGGCATGGCGATGGTGATCGAGCGGCTGAGCTGAGGCGCAGCGGAGGGTAGGGGGCGCGCGAGGTACGAGTGCGGCACCTGCCCGCAGCGGAGGCGAAGCCCAGCGCGACCACAAGCACGAGCGGCTGAGCTGAGGCCTCGCAGGCGCGGAAGGCCCGGCTGGACCTTCCGCGTCGCGGGGTTTTCGAACCCCGTCGAGCTCCGACCGTGACCGAATCTCCCCCAGGATGTGATCTGCACCCCGGGGGAGAGTCGTTTCCGCAGGTCACAGCATTTTGGACCTAAACATCGGACCGAAAGACCTGTCCATTTCGTGACGTAATGCACTGACAGCCCGTACCCCGACAGGCCAAGCTGATGTAGGAAGTCGGGGGTATCGATTGAAACCGGGAGTATGTCAGTGAGCGCCATGTCATTTGCCCTGTTGCTGACCACCGCCGCTGCCACGGCCGTCGGCGCCGCCGCGCTGCACGCCGCTCACGGGCTGCGCAAGCAGGTCGCGGCCCTGCGTACCGAGCTGGCCGACGGCTACGCCCGGGCCGCCTCCGTGCCACCGCAGAGCCGCAGTACGGCCACCCCCGCCGAGGAGATACGCGCGGCGGTCGCCGAGGCGCTGGCCGAGGAGCGGGAGCGGGAGCTGGCCGAGGCGCGCGCCTTCTGGGCGGCCCAGGAGGCCCGTGACGCCGCCGACGCCCCGTCCCTGCTGGGCGGTCTGTCGGGCCTCGGTGAGGACACCGCCCCGTACTACCTGCCCCGGCAGGCCGACTTCGCCGGTCTGGAGTCCCTGGACCTCGAAGCGGCCGAGGCGATGGAGGAGCTGGTCGAGCTCAGCGAGCGCACCCTCGCGGAGCACGAGGCCGGTGAGCTGACCGACCTTCCCGAGATCGCCGAGTTCCCCGAGGACTCCCCCGAGCTGGCCGCGGCCCGCCGCCGCCACCCCTCGCACCCGGACTTCGTCCCCGTACAGACGCCCGTGGTCACCGACCACGAGCGCACCGTGAGCCGTCTCGAAGAGCTGGCCGACCTGGCGACCGAGCTGACCGATGTGCGTCCCGGCCCGCTGGGCACGCTCGATGTGTACGTCTTCGCCGACGGCACCACGCTCTGCATGACCCCCGGCCACCGCGAGACCGCCGAGCGGCTCTCCGAAGCGCTGCGGGCGGGTCGGCAGCCGGTCCTGCTGGGCGGCTCGGGCGTCTCCGGCGCCTATGCGCTGACCTTCTCCTGCGGCGAGGACAACGTCTACATCCTCGCGGACCGCGTCATCGCCTCGTTCTGACCGGACGGCTCGCGCTTCCTAGCGGAAAGCCCGCGCCGCCGCTTCCTCGACGTATCGCACGGCCTCGTCCAGCTCCTGGGACGGGGCCGTTTCCAGTGCCACGGCCAGGTCCCGCCCGGCGACGGCGAGTTGGTCGCCCACGACGAACATCCCGGCGTCCGGCAGCTCACGCGGCCCGGAGTCCGGGCTCTCCAGGCGCTGGGCCCGGGCGGCGAGTTCGCGGGCGGTGGCCAGGGCGTCGGCGGCCAGGCCGCGCCGGAGGCGGCTCTGCGGGGCCGAGCGCAGCCGGTCGGCGAAGCGGTCCACGGCCTGGATGAGGGGCGTCGTATCGAGCACTCCGCGACCCTACGCGCCCTCACGGCATGGTTGCCAACGGTCGTCCGCTCGGGCACGGTGTCGGGAAGGAACAGCTACGCGCACTGCGTCGGAGGCGCCGATGTCGCATGTCTTCTCCGAAGAAACCCATCGCAATCTGCTCGCCCGCATCCCTCAATGCACCGGTCGTGAGATCTCCGACTGGCTCCGGACCGTCGACGAAGGCCCCTCTCTCATCCGCTTCGAGGAGAAGGTCAGCTGGCTGCGCGGTGAGCACGAGCTCGCCTATGGCCACGCCAAGGCGATCATCCACGAGCACGACCTGAGGCGGGCCGCTCGCAAGCTGTTGTGAGCCGCGCGCCCCGGACACGGAAGGGCCCGCAGGCATCGTGCCTGCGGGCCCTTCCGGTGTTGCGGGTGTTACGGGTGGTGCGGGTCCTGCGCGGTGGGTCAGTCGTCGCCGCTGAGGATCGCGACCAGGCGCAGCATCTCGATGTAGATCCACACCAGGGTCACGGTGAGGCCGAAGGCCGCCAGCCAGGCCTCCTCGCGCGGAGCGCCGTACGCGATGCCGTCCTCGACCTGCTTGAAGTTGAGGGCGAGGATGCACGCGCCGATCACGATGGCCACGATGCCGAAGATGATGCCGAGCGCACCGCTGCGGAAGCCGAGGCCGTCACCGCCGCCGAACACGGCGAACAGCATGTTGACCATCATCAGCAGCATGAAGCCGATGGCGGCGGCCATCACGAAGCCGTAGAAGCGGCGCGTGACCCGGATCAGACCGGTGCGGTAGGCGATCAGCACACCGGCGAAGACCGCCATCGTGCCGAGCACCGCCTGCATCGCGGCACCGGGAGCGACGTAGACACTGACGATGTTGCTGACGATGCCGAGGAAGACACCCTCGAACGCCGCGTACGTCAGGATCAGCGCCGGCGAGGGCCGGCGCTTGAACGAGTTCACCAGCGACAGCACGAAGCCGATGAGCGCGGCGCCGATGGCCACGCCGTAGGCGCTGCCCAGGTTCGCCTGGTCGACCGGCATGACCCACCACGCGATGGCGGCGGCCACGATCACGGTGCCGAGCGTCATCGCCGTACGCGTCACCACGTCGTCGATGGTCATCGCGTCGGTGCGCGCGGGCGCCGGGGCGCCGGGCTGGGTGCCCTGTGCGTAAGGGTTGGTGGCGTACGGGTTTGCGGCGGTGCCCTGCGCGAACGGGTTGGTCCCCGCCGTGGCGGCCCCGGCCTGCGGCGCCGCGTTGAAGCTCGCGTGGCCGTTGTCGCGGCTGAACCCCCGTCGCGAGAAGACCGGGTTGCTGCTCCTCATCTCACTCCTCCATGGCCACACTGCATGGCCTCGCGACAAGAGTAATGGGTAGGCAAAAGAATGACCCTAGTGCCAGGGGAGGATCTTTGCGGCAGCCGTGCCGTCCCGGCCCCCAGGAAGCCGCCCGGCGCCCGGCGTACGGGGCCGGGGCCGCGATCACCTCATCGGTCACGGTCAGGGCCGTCCGGGTCACGCTCGGTGCGGTGCGTGGTGCCCGGAGCCGGACTCGAACCGGCACGCCCCCGAGGGGCAGCGAGGTTTAAGCTCGCCGTGTCTACGTTCCACCATCCGGGCGTGCCGCGCGGCTCCGCGTTGGCTACCGACCCTATCCGGGGGCGTCCCTCGATCAGCGGAACAGTGGCGCGATGTTGTCTTATTTTATTGACCGCTTGAGGGGTCGTCAGCACACCCGGCCGGGCCGCCCAGCGCCCGCGCCCGATCCCGGCCGGGCGACACGCCGTGTTGGGAATGACGGAAAGTCGCCGCACCCGTACGGCCCAATACGCCAGGTCCGCGCCAGGCTTCGCCAGGGTGTCCGCCACCCTCGGGTCCCGTGGCGCCCGGGGAGGCGCGCCATCCGCCCCGAGACCTCCTCCGGGCGCGTGCCCGGCCCACCGAGAGCGCCGGTCACCCTGCGTAGCCGTCGAGTGGCGGAAGCAGGACCCGGCGGGGTGGGGCTCCCCCGGGCTCAGGGTCGGTGTCATACCCCAGGAGGACGGATTCACCCCTGCGATGCGACTCAAGACGGCCACCGGAACGGGCTTCCGGAGTGACGCCCCGGCGCGATCGGGACGTAACGATGGAGTAAGTCCCCGGGCAGCGCCGTCAGCGCCCGCCCCGCACCTCGTGTGCCATCCGCATCACCCGAACCAGGAGCGTCCCTGTGACCACCACCCCCACCGTTCACCGCGCCACCGCGGTAGCCGCCCGCGCCACGGAGCTGTCGAAGGTCTACGGCCAGGGTGAGACGCAGGTCGTCGCCCTGGACCGGGTGACCGTGGACTTCCCGCAGGGCGAGTTCACCGCGATCATGGGCCCCTCGGGTTCCGGCAAGTCGACGCTGATGCACTGCGTCGCCGGTCTCGACAGCTTCAGCAGCGGTTCGGTCCGCATCGGCGACACCGAGCTCGGGACGCTGAAGGACAAGCAGCTCACCCAGCTGCGCCGGGACAAGATCGGCTTCATCTTCCAGGCGTTCAACCTGCTGCCGACGCTCACCGCGCTGGAGAACATCACCCTGCCGATGGACATCGCGGGCCGGAAGCCGGACGCCGCCTGGCTCCAGAAGGTCATCGACATGGTGGGGCTCTCCGAGCGGCTCAAGCACCGCCCGACCGAGCTCTCCGGCGGTCAGCAGCAGCGCGTCGCCGTGGCTCGTGCCCTGGCCTCGCAGCCCGAGATCATCTTCGGTGACGAGCCGACCGGAAACCTGGACTCCCGCTCCGGCGCCGAGGTCCTCGGCTTCCTGCGCAACTCCGTGCGCGAGCTGGGCCAGACCGTGGTGATGGTCACGCACGACCCGGTGGCCGCCTCCTACGCGGACCGGGTCATCTTCCTCGCGGACGGCGCGGTCGTCGACCAGATGATGCACCCCACCGCCGACGGAGTCCTCGACCGTATGAAGGCGTTCGACGCGAAGGGCCGCACCAGCTGACGCGTACGGCCCAGGGCCCGACCGCGTCCCCCTCCCCCTTCCGGAACCCATCCCAGGACACACAGACATGTTCCGTACCGCCCTGCGCAATGTGCTCGCGCACAAGGCCAGGCTGCTGATGACCGTGCTCGCCGTCATGCTCGGCGTAGCGTTCGTCTCCGGCACCCTGGTCTTCACCGACACCCTCGGCAACGCCTTCCGCAACCAGTCGGCCAAGAGCTACGACGACGTCGCCGTCGCCGTCTCGACCCACGCCGGCGGCCGCGACGACAAGACCCCCGGCCTCGACGAGGCCACCCTGGACAAGATCCGCGGCCTGGACGGCGTGGCCTCCGCCACCGGCCGGGTCAACGGCTTCGCCGGCGTCGCCGACCCGGACGGCAAGCTGATCGGCAACGGCTGGTCCAACACCGGCGGCAACTTCGCCCCCGGCAAGGACGGCAAGGACGGCGCGTACGACTTCACCCAGGGCACCGGCCCGGTGAAGAACGGTCAGATCGCGCTCGACAAGGACACCGCGGAGAAGGGCAAGTACCGCGTCGGCGACCCGGTGCGGGTCGCCACCAACGGCCCGGTGAAGGAGTACACCCTCTCCGGTGTCTTCACCACCGAGGACGGTGCGGTCAACGCGGGCGGCAGCCTCGTGCTGTTCGACACCCCGACCGCCCAGAAGCTCTACCTGAAGCCCGGCGTCTTCCAGGACGCCACCGTGACCGCCGCCGCGGGCACCTCCGACCAGAAGCTGCTGGACGAGATCCTGCCGCTGCTGCCCGAGGAGGCGACAGCGCAGACCGGCAAGGCGCTCGCCGACCAGCAG
Encoded here:
- a CDS encoding cystathionine beta-synthase, which codes for MQFHDSMISLVGNTPLVRLRNVTAGIQATVLAKVEYFNPGGSVKDRIALRMIEAAEQSGELKPGGTIVEPTSGNTGVGLAIVAQQKGYKCIFVCPDKVSTDKINVLRAYGAEVVVCPTAVDPEHPDSYYNVSDRLVTETPGAWKPDQYSNPNNPRSHYETTGPELWEQTEGKITHFVAGVGTGGTISGTGRYLKEISDGAVQVIGADPEGSVYSGGSGRPYLVEGVGEDFWPSAYDRNVTDEIVAVSDKDSFQMTRRLAKEEGLLVGGSCGMAVVGALEVAKRLGPEDVVVVLLPDSGRGYLSKIFNDEWMADYGFLEDSGASANVGAVLDFKEGPMPSLVHMHPEETVGEAIEVLREYGVSQMPIVKPGAGHPDVMAAEVIGSVVERQLLDALFTQRASLTDPLEKHMSAPLPQVGSGEPVEDLMAVLSGTDGADAAIVLVEGKPKGVVSRQDLLAFLAKDAGTTKA
- a CDS encoding SGNH/GDSL hydrolase family protein, producing MARRIAAGAAYGGGSIGLIGAAAVGVFLAEVQLAKRQVGGGTAPVPPSADGRYGVAFAGPSDPLRLGMLGDSTAAGQGVRRAGQTPGALLASGLAAVAERPVDLRNVALPGARSDDLERQVSLLLADPARTPDVCVIMIGANDVTHRMPATQSVRCLTTAVRRLRTAGAEVVVGTCPDLGTIEPVYQPLRWLARRVSRQLAAAQTIGAVEQGGRTVSLGDLLGPEFAANPRELFGPDNYHPSAEGYATAAMAVLPTLCAVLGLWPESDRLDGARREDILPVAKAASQAAREAGTEVTGARAPWALLKHRRRRRLPSSTEPVPHPHPDAAHGHA
- a CDS encoding acetyl-CoA C-acetyltransferase, with translation MPEAVIVSAARSPIGRAFKGSLKDLRADDLTATIIQTALAKVPELDPKDIDDLMLGCGLPGGEQGNNLGRIIAVQMGMDHLPGCTVTRYCSSSLQTSRMALHAIKAGEGDVFISAGVEMVSRFTKGNSDSLPDTHNPLFAEAEARTAARAEESGAGWHDPREDGLVPDAYISMGQTAENLARSKGVTRQDMDEFGVRSQNLAEEALKNGFWAREITPVTTPDGTVVSKDDGPRAGVTLEGVQGLKPVFRPDGLVTAGNCCPLNDGAAALVIMSDTKARELGLTPLARIVSTGVSGLSPEIMGYGPVEASKQALNRAGLTIGDIDLAEINEAFAAQVIPSYRDLGLPLEKVNVNGGAIAVGHPFGMTGARITGTLINSLQFHDKQFGLETMCVGGGQGMAMVIERLS
- a CDS encoding DUF4287 domain-containing protein; translation: MSHVFSEETHRNLLARIPQCTGREISDWLRTVDEGPSLIRFEEKVSWLRGEHELAYGHAKAIIHEHDLRRAARKLL
- a CDS encoding Bax inhibitor-1/YccA family protein — its product is MRSSNPVFSRRGFSRDNGHASFNAAPQAGAATAGTNPFAQGTAANPYATNPYAQGTQPGAPAPARTDAMTIDDVVTRTAMTLGTVIVAAAIAWWVMPVDQANLGSAYGVAIGAALIGFVLSLVNSFKRRPSPALILTYAAFEGVFLGIVSNIVSVYVAPGAAMQAVLGTMAVFAGVLIAYRTGLIRVTRRFYGFVMAAAIGFMLLMMVNMLFAVFGGGDGLGFRSGALGIIFGIVAIVIGACILALNFKQVEDGIAYGAPREEAWLAAFGLTVTLVWIYIEMLRLVAILSGDD
- a CDS encoding ABC transporter ATP-binding protein, which translates into the protein MTTTPTVHRATAVAARATELSKVYGQGETQVVALDRVTVDFPQGEFTAIMGPSGSGKSTLMHCVAGLDSFSSGSVRIGDTELGTLKDKQLTQLRRDKIGFIFQAFNLLPTLTALENITLPMDIAGRKPDAAWLQKVIDMVGLSERLKHRPTELSGGQQQRVAVARALASQPEIIFGDEPTGNLDSRSGAEVLGFLRNSVRELGQTVVMVTHDPVAASYADRVIFLADGAVVDQMMHPTADGVLDRMKAFDAKGRTS